Part of the Anomaloglossus baeobatrachus isolate aAnoBae1 chromosome 1, aAnoBae1.hap1, whole genome shotgun sequence genome, TCCCTGTTCTGCCAAATGCTGAGGGTCCTATCTGTCAGACCGACACCAATCAAAGAGTTAAGAACTGACAACCTGGTGAAATGTTTTAATAATGATATTTGGAGTGCTGGATTGGGCTTGAATCTTATTCACACCAATTATTAAAAATATCTATCATTCTTCTCAGATTGGCTGTCatgtatctttatatatatatatatatatatatatatatatatatatttcactctATTCCAAAAGACACAATAACTAACAGCAGACATTAAAGTCTCTTTTTGGGTATGTGCATACAAGGTGGATACAGAGAGGTTGTCTTGGTAGAAAATCCACTATGTATTAcagtataaaaaagcaaaaaagaaaatatcattacttacagcaagatggaattgcagctgtatattgctcaggccaaaagactactactcctccagcaggatacagctaaacccccactaggtggaggcaacacatgtgcaggtggagccattcacacttacttccaaatatggaggaggtgatggctggatggtaaaactgcacactggtggcttgcatagagcactgttcacaccagcagacgcacagtcacaaacccgcagcctattaggtgacgcccatactattagatcaggcgggctgccaagccgtacccccactgcgcgctacgtagggacagaaactctgatagcaaggcctaacaaaaaggggcctggctgtatcctgtacaaaaaaggtttttgaggttttttgttagcgttatggccataagacgtaagcctgttaggccttgctatcagagtttctgtccctacgtagcgcgcagtgggggtacggcttggcagcccgcctgatctaatagtatgggcgtcacctaataggctgcgggtttgtgactgtgcgtctgctggtgtgaacagtgctctatgcaagccaccagtgtgcagttttaccatccagccatcacctcctccatatttggaagtaagtgtgaatggctccacctgcacctgtgttgcctccacctagtgggggtttagctgtatcctgctggagtagtagtagtcttttggcctgagcaatatacagctgcaattccatcttgctgtaagttatGTATTACAGTAGCAGCATTCTGGATGAAATTTTTTCAAAATCTCATAAATTTGAAGTACGAAGCATTTGTACAATCAAATCAGCAAAATGTGAACAATTTGATGCAGACGTCCTTTGAAAATGTGGCAGTGGCGAAGTCCTGTGTGTACATAGCCGTAAGCCCCTTGTACACATCAGAGTAATGTCAGCCATACCTGCCGATATTGACGGGTTCGGCTGACAGTCTAAAGTAGGGATGACAAACTCAATTACACAGAGGGCCAAAATTACAAAACTTTGTCAAAGTCTTGCGCCAACCTTCATATTTATTAAAAGAATTTCTACAATTGAGAAAGTTTTTCCTTATCATCAACTATAACAATAAACCTTTTCATATGCCAACAAATTGAAAGGGGTTTTCGGCACAATGCCTGGGGTGTGGCACCACACCAGCAAAAGATGCGCATCAGGACTGACGATGAACCAAATCCCCACACGCATATCTCCAGCTTATCAAACAAATTTCTAAGGGTCATCAGATACCAGAGCTTCCAAAAATTCAAATGACCCAAAATATcataaacattaaattctttatttttcatTAGACATATATACAAACATCATTAAAAACAAttcaaaaagatggataatgatataaaaatatcctgggcaaACAAAGTGTTTGTTTTACTTTTCAGGTGGTACATAATATGTTCATGCAGGTTCACTAATAAAAATATCACAAGAAAATACTTCTGAAGTTGgtctcctgaaaaagtattcaacccctaatgtCTGTATAGGATGGTCTTTATAGAAATCTATAGTATGTCAGAAAGTGCTAGTGCATAAATATAGaactataaataaataatttaggaGACCAAAAATATGTACATGTCAgacaataaggctactttcacacatcagttttttgccatcaggttcattccggaaaaaaacgggtaaaacggatccggtaccgcatccggtttttccccatagacttgcattgttgccggattgtaccggatggctttgcgttgcatccgtttttttccggatgcggcaaaataattgaatgcggcggccggatagaacgtatcatgtaacgttttttgtccccttaaaaaaaacgcattctgccggatccggcgcaatacggcattgtatacaatgggtgtctatgcatgccggatccggcgcaatgcggtttaaaccggatgcggtgaccgcatccggtttggtaaacagagcatgcgcaaattttttttttcatcatcacaaaacttataaaaggatccagcacattctacacacttcctgccggatcctgacttcaacttctgctgtcctccagtccagtgctccagggaagaggtaatgtccacagtactgtccacagatcactgctgtgagctgcgtacatgtacttagaaatttttttttctttttttgcaggtgcagtgttgccgttaacgtttggcccatcaagttgttGTGCGTGGTCTATTGAGTACAAGTGCGGATTTGGAgaagagagtgttcctgaggtaatgtccacagtactgtccacagatcactgctgtgagctgcgtatatgtacttagacatttttttttctttttttgcaggtgcagtgttgccgttaacgtttggcccatcaagttgttGTGCGTGGTCTATTGAGTACAAGTGCGGATTTGGAgaagagagtgttcctgaggtaatgtccacagtactgtccacagatcactgctgtgagctgcgtacatgtacttagacatttttttttctttttttgcaggtgcagtgttgccgttaacgtttggcccatcaagttgttGTGCGTGGTCTATTGAGTACAAGTGCGGATTTGGAgaagagagtgttcctgaggtaatgtccacagtactgtccacagatcactgctgtgagctgcgtacatgtacttagacatttttttttctttttttgcaggtgcagtgttgccgttaacgtttggcccatcaagttgttgtgcgtggcctgtattaaaaaaaatatgtcgtcttctggtagcccgtccttcggttcacaaactgaggtattttattttttttggtgttatatttttaaaaaaaaaaaaaaaaaatttttaaataaacgacatttacacaggtggccgaaacatcacaggagatgctgccagaagacgacggaaggggtggagaaatacacggagcgggcggtcatagtgtaagtttcatacaggaattgtttaccacagcacaccaaacacataagtaaatgtttttttttttttcttcactaaaggcttcaacttctagggctcacgatagagctcccccaagaccgtcccagggtcgtcgtcgaggtggcggtggtcatagtgtaagttattttttttttttttttttttggtcatgtcagtgtgaatttttgtctatttttttttttaatatcttttttctttctttgaacaggcatcacagcgtgctcccgattctgacggtgaggaggccggatttatcaacatcgacctcctcatcgatgaagttagagaaagggagccgctgtggaacatggctgaccgccgccacgctgattcgatcgtaacccgtcgactctgggacgaggtatgccacgcagcggtagaaggttggggggagctcaattctcgtggccagaagaaacagcgtaagtattcacagttcagtaggttatgctgcatgatgtaatgtgttgtatactaaccactttctgctttccactttcaggtgacaaacttcagaagcggtggcggtctatcagggatcgcttcaaaaaggagttgaatcaagagatgcaggccccgagtggatccggaggacgcagatcgaagtaccgttactttcgagcgttgtcgttcctccggacaactatggtgtgcagaaggtaaatattccccacaatatgtacaaagtataatattttatgtctgattttttttgcctttttttttttagtcagtgccaatgtatagcaattaaattaattattgttttgtttttcctctttttaacagcaccgtctgcagcactcaggagcctgcatcgaacccgacaggagcgatccctgaacagtccgccactggggaacacaggcacagaccccacccatctgaaccttcccttccatctacatctgtcccatccacctgcgctggagcttcccgtgagacttcattacctgaagctgctggtgatgagatagcttttcccctaccccacccctctgacactgctgccctcagtagaacacctttgggttctgggcgtcagcgtcataggggtcaggaaaagagctatgcgcccgagttcttgcatctaaatgcagccttccagaacgccattcaattattagccgaacaaaatcgttcatcttttagcttaataaatgccaatatggaaaaaaatacgcacgaattgtgcacgcgtctggacaggctgcatttagatgcaagtaaatcacccaatcattgtttttttcaagccgtactagagcgcatggaaaagctatctcttgaccatcagatgcatgtaatgcaagccacacggcaggctctggcgcaggttgactcccaaccacctccacccacccctccaagaccacctgccccccctccagccattgtccctactccccctactgcccagtaccagcctgctgcccagtaccagcctgctgcccagtaccagcctgcagcccagtaccagcctgcagcccagtaccagcctgcggcccagtaccagctcccaaccacatctgcccctacacttcctacccactaccacatctcgccttccacacccatcatgaccacaactcaagccactaattcaccagccacctcttctgtctcccaatccctccactccacccctcaatccttaccaaatcccatcccatctcctggtttccctcttggtttctcaaccacaccttcaccttctgttacttccccaccaccaccaccaacaccactttccaccctcaatactccaactgtgcgtgtgttcccacctgtcagcccctccagtactatctccaccccaagcccaagatataccaatttataatttatgtttgtaataaaaataaaagttttttgttgaaaagtatttatttgttcttgttttttttgggggggaatattattttgcaagttaagtaaataaaaaggtaatacaaaaacataacatgttgtaatttgacggtgtaaaaattacaaatttttaaagcgagtgaaagcttaaaattaacaaggttaacaagatattttttaatttatttttaactatttttatttgttataaaactaaacaaaaatcttacaccatttgatcttgccaatctactctaccttctggggacacaaaatagtcagcatatttgtcacggattgttgaacaggcaacactactcctaaatccaggactggtgtagtcagtcaaagaggtggattccaaactctggtcatccaaggacaaaggttcctttgttaaaacaaaattgtgcagtaccacacatgctttcacaatttcatccacagtttcaatgtttaaattaatggctgttaacaacactcgccatttgctggttagtatcccaaaggagcattccaccattcttctggctctggataatctgtaattatatattttttgtgtttgcgtcaatccacggcttgcatatggcttcaatagatgttgggagagttgaaaggcttcgtcggccacaaaaacaaagggcattgggggctcacatgtgccaggaagaggtcttgcaggagggaaatcaaaagtattcccatagattcgccgccccattggggacattttaaagacctgagagtcattggatctcccatatgcgccaatgtccactgagatgaatttgtagtccgcatccgttattgccattaggacaattgagaaatattttttataattgtagtattctgaccccgaagcagctggtttcacaattcttatatgtttgccgtccactgagccaaggcaatttggaaactgacaaatgttatagtattgttcagcaattgcaagccatctgtccctggtgggctgagggatgaaatcatcatggaggcaatcccacaaggcttggcaagtgtctctaatgattcccgagatggtggaaattcctagtcaaaactggtagtggagggatgaaagcgactctccagttgcaaggaatctgtaaaggaaagacaataattataaaaaaataatagcaaacacattacagttaaaagtcaatttacaggaggatacaatttaaaaaaaaaaaacttacctaagcgtaaccagcaaacgctcctcgggtgttatagagaaccggctgtaggtgtccgttttacggatgttgtccgcaacaaggccaaggaggacgtcaaaattaatcactgacatccggacatagcttgtgaatttttcatggtttccacggagctccaggtatagggttgaaaacaccccacgtgtcagtctctgtgcagtcaggggatggatccaaaagcgtcgatgtcgctgacgcctcagtcgctgtcgctccttttctctgacgatgatagccaagcgatttgcctcaaatataaaatctgcagcgatctttgtgtaatttgcaagaatagcatccatggtttctgcttgcctctgtcttcattctgtcatatatgcttcaaaatactgtatatatactatatgttcccaatagccaatcagaatacggaactcgttaattgtttgtttagtgtttaaaaaacggatccgtcaaaaaacggacataacggatgcaaaacggatgcaaaccggacctaccggatccgttttttaacggatccgtcctaaacggatccgcttaaaaacggatccggtaggtccggtttgctccggtttgcacaacaaaaacggaaacgttggatacggcaaaaaaaaggactgtgcctgaatacagaaaactgatgtgtgaaagtagccttaggggttAAATAATTTTATTTCTAGGTTATGATCATACCAAATAAACAAATTTATTTATTAAACAATCAGTCTCTGCAGaagatttttttaatgtatttctgttaggctatgtgtccacgttgctttttacctgcttttttgctgctttttcaactgcagcgtttaatgccgaaatggatgtattctgcttttcaagcaaagtctatgggaatttgggtttcttgtccgcactatgcagttcaaactgcagcctttttgtggcagaactttggacaaaaactcagctttgcagtgcaaaacccaaatggcaaaaacaattgacatgtcaattgtttttgccatttgcgttttgaactgcaaagcagagtttttgcccaaatttctgccagaaaaaggctgcagtttgaactgcatagtggggtttagaaacccaaattcccatagactttgcttgaaaagcagaatacatccatttcggcattaaacgctgcagttgaaaaagcagcaaaaaagcaggtaaaaagcaacgtggacacatagcctaacagaaatacattaaaaaaatcttCTGCAGAGACTGATTGTTTAATAAATAAATTTGTTTATTTGGTATGATCATAACCTAGAAATAAAATTATTTAACCCCTTATTGTCTTCACATAATCAATATCTTTATATCACTTGATCTCACACAAGGAATTAACAATGGCGCAGTAAAACTGcattaaattaaatataaataagaAGATCAAGAACAGATCAATAAGAATTaccggagagggggggggggggggcaaaaaacaagccctcacacacctCAATATCCCCAAGATTGAGACCATTACGGCTCTCGTAAACTTGAGAAACAAGCAAAAAAATTTTcttcatttctattttttttttttcacaatgtaaataaaacaaaaactatacatgtgtGGTATCTCCATAATGGAActcacctggagaatcatactgccagatcaATTTTATGGTGCAATGAAGTATGAAAAAAATATGCAGAATTTCACTATGtttgctattttgccacacttggaattttttttcctgcatagcATTGCATCATAtcataaaatggatggtgtcatgcaAATGTGCAATTCTTTACACAAAAAACACACGGCTATTTTGACTATGAAAGATAAAATGGTTAAGTTAtggttctaaaggccgctttacgctatcgagatgttgttggggtcacggaattcgtgacgcacatccggcctcgttagcgacgtcgttgcgtgtgacacgtatgagcaaccgctaacgatgcaaaatactcatctaagcgttgatcgttgacacgtcgttcctttcccaaatatcgttgctgctttgggatgcaggttgttcatcgttcctgcggcagaagacatcgctatgtgtgacaccccgggaacaaggaacaacatcgtacctgcggccgccggcaatgaggaatgaaggagttgggtgggatgtataggccgctcatctccgcccctccacttctattgggcggccgctaaagggtgctttacacactgcgacatcgctagcgattgctagcgatgtcgagcgcgatagcacccgcccccgtcgttcctgcgacatttggtgatcgctgctgtagcgaacattatcgctacggcagcgtcacacgcacataccttgtcagcgacgtcgctgtgaccgctgaacaatccctccttcaagggggaggtgcgttcggcgtcatagcaacgtcactgcggcgtcactaagcagccgcccaatagcagaggaggggcggagatgagcgggacgtaacatcccgcccacctccttccttcctcattgccggtggacgcaggtaaagactcagatgttcgtcgttcctgcggtgtcacacatagcgacgtgtgctgccacaggaacgatgaacaattacctgtggcagcaacgataccgtttttgaacaattttgcgatcgttgatcgttgctcattggtgtcacacgctgcgatgtcgctaacgacgtgacTGCGACGATATATCAgtggcgatgtcgcagcatgcaaagcaccctatagtgacgctgctgtgatgccgaacgaacctcccctttaaaggagagattgttcggcggtcacagcgacgttggtgAACAGGTAAGAGCATATGATGCtaccgtagtgatattgttcgctacggcagtgatcaccccgtGACACGCCACCGACATGGGCCGGTGCTATCGCTCACAacacgctagcgatgttgcagcgtgtaaagcccactttagaataaagggaagaaaaaaatgaaagctcAAGAAACGAAAAATCGCACTGTCCTTAAGGTGTTAAGTCAACATGTACCCTTAGGGCTCCTTTAGACCTCTGTTTTtcaaatatgaaataaaaaaaccTAGGACATCTAATCCAGAACACAGATCAAACTTTTCTATTCCAGTCTACAGGTCCTCTAAAAGCTCGGACACCCCAGATAGCATCCATCCTAATTCTGTCAATTTTTCACTGCCAGATGCTTGAGAAACCATCACCATGCACTTACAATCCCCCTCCTCCTGTTTGATGGACAGCTCCTTTgttttaggcctccaacacacatccgttaaaaacgtgtgtgttttgtccgtttccgtatataccggagacacggacaaacgtgcaccaatgttaatttatgtttgtggtcaaacttgcgtttttcatcgtgtccgtgtccatgatccgtatgtgtttccatttttcacggcagcatgtccgtttcctgcacggaacacgcacacacggaccccatgaaagtcaatggtttggtgcgcacaagttcGTGACAtggatgtgtgtcgcccggggaccaggggtactcagatccgggccacggggtcactcctgtgggtatcgcggtggtgtgacccggtctgtgatcccaggctccatagTAAaaagggatttgggtaagggagattgtccatgacgccacccacggttgtggtgattgtgtggacaccaccgctgctctttatggggatcccgggagcagtgacagggagcagcttggttgttatatctcccctccgtgggtaggggggttggttgtcccggggcccggtgacagggtaagcagggagcagggcgcagtgctgcggtgcggtgcccgaggggacGGGCGTACCCACAAGTatgtcacacagagtcactggtaaactaggaattgccggtgtccgcagccttcggtacgggggtgttagtgtcccacacacggtgcagcagctcctgttctttccctgcagccaggtgcctttctctccactctcttcttctttctcctcagccgggaacggggaatacactcccctgcagtgatccgggtcacccaggtaccggggggccactaccctgcccggctacctctggccccttcctcactcacagcctgtcccggccctctcggagcacgcttcgctatcagcctgggagctacaactccagactcctcttccgtctgcctctccaaacactctgctccagctcctcccctctgctctgcttttctcttaccctgggggctgtggtttgtcctgctgcaccggtgtgagatcagattaccaaggaggattaactctttctgtgacaacctggctttgccaaggcgtcacagatgcatctctgtatgctccttgtacgttttgtgttttttttctagcgatgtcggtcattctttcttttcctgtgtatgtcggtcaatctccctcagtccgtcggttggtctctctctgtctgtctgtctctctctctgtcttatctgtccctctctctgtctgtcggtcagtctcccccctctctcatacataccgatccccgatcaccggcgcggcgctgcacggcgttcacactgctccagcggcttttactattttgaaaaagccgtccgctcattaatcaatctagtattccctgccttccccgcccaccggcgcctatgatttgttgcagttagagacgcccacacgctgagtgacagctgtctcactgcaaccaatcacagctgccggtgggcgggtctataatgtgcagtaaaaaataattcattttaaaaaaacgacatgcggtcccccccattttgataccagccagggtatagtcacacagctgaaggctggtattctcaggatggggagctccacgttatggggagccccccagcctaacaatatcagccagcagccgcccagaaatgcagcatccattagatgcaacaattctgggactctacccggctcttcccgatttgccctggtgcgttggcaatcggggtaataaggagttaatggcagcagcccatagctgccaataagtcctagattaatcattgcaggcgtctgagattcctccaatgattaacctgtaatttaaaattAATAAAGACaataacgaaaaatcctttatttgcaataataaacactaacaaataccctcgttcaccactttattaacccccaaaaacccatccatgtccggcgtaatccatggaagtcccgcgtcgcttccagctctgctacatgaaggtcacaggagctgcagaagaacaccgccgctcctggcagcaccatgcagcaactgatgtaaatatcgcgataagcgatgacgtcactttgttaactcgtggccaccgctggatcctccaactgtgacagcaagtcgcccaagtgacagcgatgaagtcacaggtgagttgcggtctcgggtgggtgactccagcaggccacgggtaacctgagtgacagcagcgaaaatcgcgctgctcacttcagttactctggggattagcggtcactggtgattccttcacaggtgactgctaatcagtacgcaacacacagacagagccgcggtatgacaatgaagtcgggtgaaggtcacctgagttcattctctacgcgcgacactgtctgctgtcagcgggtatgtatcaactacattttacatcacacacggaacatttcacacggacaaaacacactcacatgtcagttatgtatctcacgcacacacggccattccacacgcacacacgggtagcatacgctgttcacacggatgccacacgtaccataaaaacggacatgaaaaaaggcccgtattacacgtgcgtgattttaacggatgtgtgtcggaggccttaggtcACATAGCATAGAGCTGGAGGAGACGGCATTGGGcaagaaatagagctggagtgacggaggcttgggAAGAGCTTCCACGCACATAAAGCACTTCTGCATCATTTGGATATTAATTCTAACTCTAATTTC contains:
- the LOC142290222 gene encoding uncharacterized protein LOC142290222, whose amino-acid sequence is MVTTQGYHGSDQGPVNALQEPDCQGEASTSRAHDRAPPRPSQGRRRGGGGHSASQRAPDSDGEEAGFINIDLLIDEVREREPLWNMADRRHADSIVTRRLWDEVCHAAVEGWGELNSRGQKKQRDKLQKRWRSIRDRFKKELNQEMQAPSGSGGRRSKYRYFRALSFLRTTMVCRSTVCSTQEPASNPTGAIPEQSATGEHRHRPHPSEPSLPSTSVPSTCAGASRETSLPEAAGDEIAFPLPHPSDTAALSRTPLGSGRQRHRGQEKSYAPEFLHLNAAFQNAIQLLAEQNRSSFSLINANMEKNTHELCTRLDRLHLDASKSPNHCFFQAVLERMEKLSLDHQMHVMQATRQALAQVDSQPPPPTPPRPPAPPPAIVPTPPTAQYQPAAQYQPAAQYQPAAQYQPAAQYQPAAQYQLPTTSAPTLPTHYHISPSTPIMTTTQATNSPATSSVSQSLHSTPQSLPNPIPSPGFPLGFSTTPSPSVTSPPPPPTPLSTLNTPTVRVFPPVSPSSTISTPSPRYTNL